In the Vicinamibacterales bacterium genome, ATGGTCGGGGTTGTTCGCGAGCTCCTCGGTGGCGGGCGGCAGGAACCCCTGTCCCCACGACGCGTAGACGCCGATGTCCGCGCGCGGATTGTAGGCAACGCCCAGGCGGCCCGTCGTCTTCCCGAACGACGCCTCGCCCGAGAGATCCACACCTCCGGCCTCGAGCTTGTCGGTCAATTCGTTGCGGATCCGGTCCAGGCGCAGGCCGACGGTTGCGCTCCACTCGGGGTTGAACTCGACGCGGTCGAGCAGATAGAGGCCGATCCCGCGCTGGGTGATGTCCTGGTTCGACAGCAGTTCCGGCCCTTCCTTCGCGCCGCCGAGGTTCGGATGGCGATACTCGCCGATTCCCTGCCAGTCGATGTCGGCCCCGATCGAGAGGTGGTTCTTCACCGGCGCGATGTCCGAGTGCATCGTGTACTGCACGTTGCCGCCCGGCGAGTCGTAGCTGCGATGCTGGACGGACGAGGGCACCGATTCCCACCACCCGGTGCGGCGGTAGTAGACCGCATACGACACCTCATGGCCATCGGCAATCTTCGTCTGGCCCGACAGGCCGGTGGTGAAGCGGTTCGTCCGCTGCCCCTCGTTGTAGGTCAGCGCGTCCGGGTTGGCCATCCGCCGATCCTGCGCCAGCCAATCGAGGTTCAGTCCCTCGGCGTTGTCGTTGTAGAAGTGCGTCCCGGCAACGATGAAGGTCAGGCGGGTCGAATCGTTTGGCCTGTAGCCCAGCTTCCCATAGGCGTTGAACGCGTTGAACTGCGTGTGAACACGGTACCCGTCACCCGAATTGCCCGACACGGACATGCGGTAGTTCATCCGGCCGCTGGTGCCGCCCACTTCGGCGACCGGCTTGTAGAACGAATAGGCACCGGCATCCAGGCCCAGCCTCACGTTCGGTCCTCCCTGGCCGCCGTCGCGCGTCGTGATGTTGACGACGCCGCCCGACGAACCGCCGCCGTATAGCGCCGACGCCGATCCGCGCAGCACCTCGATTCGCTGCACCGTCGCCCAATCGACGTCGAACAGATCCGGCGCGAAGCCCGTCGGATCGTTGAGCGGCAGGCCGTCGAGCAGCACCTTGACGCCGCGAATCCCGCGCTCGGTGAGCAGCCCCTGGCCCCGGATCGACAGGTGCACGCGCTCGCCATCGGCCTGGTTGTCGACCTTCACCCCGGGCACGAACTGCAGCGCCTCTTCGGCGCCGATGCCACGCGGCATCGACTCGAGTGTCTCTCCGGTGATGACGGTCGTGGCGGCCGGATTCTCCTTCAGCGGAATTTCCATGCGTGGAGCCGTGACCACCACCTCGACATCCACGCGCGGCAGTTGGTCGGGCTGCTGCGGGCTGGCGATCGCGGCAGGCGTTGTGCCTGGCGCCGTCTGAGTGGCGGTTGCCGGCTTCGTTCGATTCTGCTCGGTTCCGGTGGGTGGCGCCTGAGCGAACGCGGTCGAAGCGGTCACGACGATCACCGCCGCGGCAAGCGAGGCCGAGCGCCCTGCGCTCGCGAATCGGTGAAGAAGACAGAGATCCGACATGGTGAAATCCTCCCGGGGAGCGGACCGTTGATTATGATTCCCGGGCGGTGTGCTACTACCAGCACTCGTAGACAACGGCTCTGGGCCTCGGGTTTCAGCCTCAGGGAAGCAGCCGGACCAGCCCTTCGGTCGCAAGGTGGGTCGTGAACCAGACGGCCTCGGCGGCGAGACCACTGAGGACGACGACGACGATCACGATCGGAATCGACCATGCGCGCGGAAGGCGGGAGTCGTCGCGCAGAATCGGGCCGCTGAGCAAGCGCTCGACACGCGCCGACAGCAGCGTTCCGTCGTAGAACCGGCTGCCGGCGGTTGCAACACCCGGCGGCGTGAGGCGCGCCACCTTCAGCAACGCGGAGGCCAGCGACAGGGCGCGTCGCGGGTCGCCGGCTGCGGCGCGGGCGTCTGCTGCAAACTCCATCGCCGCGCGCCACCGCTGCTCGATGTGGCGGCCGCCAGTCGTCCATCTCAACAGGTCCGGGCAGCAGGACACCAGCGCGCGTTTCACGTTGTCCCGGCTCTCCCGGTGCGCCAACTCGTGGGAGAGCCCGACGGCGAGTTCGTCGGGTGTCAGCGCGTCCACCAGACTCCTCGAGAGGAACAGGCGCGGACGTCGAATTCCCACGAGCGCGAGGACGGGAGCCGGATCGGTCAACCAGTGGAAGGAACCAGGGAACCTGTCAACGGGCGGCTGACGTGTCTCGTCGCAGCCGGCCGCACGCCATGAGTGTTCCATCTGCCGCGTCGCGCGCAGGTCGCGAAGTGCGCGTCCCGCGGTCGTCGCGAGGATCGCGGCACCGGCAGCCGCCAGGACCATCAGGCAGACGCCCGCGGTTTCTTCGACGCCTTCGGGTTCGAACCGCCACTGCGCCGGCAGGAACACGAGGAGGATGAACCACAGCGAGGCCATACCCGGCAACAGCCGGAGGACGAGCAGCGCGCGCGGTGTCGAGGCGAGATGCGAGGGGATCGCGCCGCGCTGGCCGCTCCAGCCCAGGAAGGCAATCAGCCCGGACAGGCCGATGTTCACCGCCCCGAACCAGGCGAGCACGAGCACCAGCGTGAATAGCGCTTCGTTCACGGCTCTTCCCGTTTCCGCATCCGGCGGCGTTTCACCTTGACCAGTCGCTCGAGTTCGTCGAGCAGCGCCCGATCCCGATCGCCGACCGCCTCGACGAGATTCGACAGGAACGGCAGCGGCGCGGACCACTCCCCGGAGAGCACGCCCGAGACGAGATCGCTGGCCACCATCTCATCGAGTTCCTCGCGTGTGGCCGATGCCGAGTAGACGAAGGCCCGCGACCGCTTGGTACGGGCCAGGAGCCCTTTTCGAAAGAGCCGATCGAGCGTCGTCATGACGGTCGTGTACGCGACCGCGGCATCCAGGTGCGCGGACACGTCCCGCACCGTGACCTCGCCGGCCCGCCACACAATCTCGATCACCTGCTGTTCCAGGTTTCCGAGCCCGGCCCGCACGAGATTCCTGGGCGGCTTGAAACCCCAGAAAAGGAAACCGTTCTTACGCATGTCCCTCTGAAACGGAAGACGGAGGTTCTCCGGCTACCCCTGCGCCGTCGGCCTCGTCACCCTGACGCCCGGCGCGATGAGACGGTCGAACTGCGCCAGCGGCCCCATCAACGGCCGCGCGTAGCTCTTGTACGATTCGTCGATGTCGTTCCTGCCTTTGAGGAATTCCTTCGGCAGCGGCTTCGTGTTGCCTGCCACTCCCTCGAGCGGCGTCAGGAAGTAGTCCACCGAGTAGTCGCCGGTCCGCCGGATGGCTACCGATCCGTTCCTCTTGCCGTGCACCGCGAAGTGGACGGCCGTCTCGCCGACGTCGCGTGCCTCGCTCGCGTCCACATCCGAGATCACGCCCAGGTACGACCGCTGCAGGTAGCCGAACGTGTCGCAGCGAACGCGGGTGATCTTCAGGTGTGCCTTCACCGCGTCCGACAGCGCGTCGCCGAGCGTGCTGCGCCCCGACAACTGCAGGTTGCCGAACGGGTCGCGCTCCTCCGCCGCGTTCAGCTTGAGCAGCATCGGCTCGCCGTCGTCCGCGACGATGCCCTCGCAGACCGCGGCGACGCAGCGGCCGTGCTGGGTGTAGACGCGGTCCACGTCCGCCAGGAAGCGCTCGATGCTGAACGGCGCCTCGGGCACGTAGATCAGATGCGGCCCATCGTCCGGCCACCGGCGCGCGAACACCGACGTCGCCGTCAGGAACCCGGCGCTTCGTCCCATCACGACGCCGACGAACACGCCAGGGATCGCATAGTTGTCGAGGTCGAGGCCGGCGAAGGCGCTCACCACGAACTTGGCCGCGCTGCCGAAACCCGGCGTATGGTCCGTTACGAGGATGTCGTTGTCGATCGTCTTCGGGATGTGGATGACGCGAAGGTCGTACCCCTTCTGCTCCGCGAAGTTCGCGACGATGCGGCAGGTTTCCGCCGAGTCGTTGCCGCCGATATAGAAGAAATAACGAACATCGTGGCGCTGGAAGACCTCGACCATCCGCTCGCAGTACGCGGCGTCCGGCTTGTCGCGCGTCGAGCCGAGCGCCGAGGACGGCGTGATGCCGACCATTTCGAGATTGTGGGTGGTGGCCTGCGAGAGGTCGAGGAAGTCCTCGTTGATGATCCCGCGCACCCCGTAGCGCGCGCCGTAGACCTGGGTGATGAACGGGTACTTGCGCGCCTCCAGCACGACGCCGGCGAGGCTCTGATTGATGACCGCCGTCGGGCCGCCGCCCTGTGCCACCGCCGCTTTGCCCTCGAGTCTCAGCATGAGTCCATCCTTCTCGTGACTGGGGATTCGGAGTATCACCGAATCGCGGGTGGACTGCAAGTCGGAGCCGTCTCGGCTACACCTGCGAAAACACCCTGACGCCAAGCTGCAACGTCAAGATGCCAAGCGGCGGAGCTGGCTGGAGCTTCCCCCGAGGCGTCGGACCGTCAAGGCGCAAGATGCTCCGCAAGCCACCACCTCAAGATCCATCTCAGTACCCGACCCAGAAGGTAGTACCCTGGTCCGCCTGGCCGCCAATCCGACTCCGGCCCGGCGGGGTCGGCTGGTCAGGTCAGGTCAGGCCATGCCGGCCGGCACGAGCACGATCGCCTGGTGCGCGGGACCTGGCTTCGCAGCGCCGGCGATGTTCATGAAGTGCAACGGCCGACGACCGTCGCGCGCCAGCGTCTCGGCGAGACCGTCGGCCGAGAGACGCGCCACGTCGCGTAGTCGCAGGCGCATCGACACCGGGCCGATCGATCGCAGCAGCTTGCGATCGAGGTCGCTCGCCCACCTGTCGTCCGCGTTGTCGGGCCCGAGCTTCTGCAGGTAGGTGGCGATGGCCGGCAGCACGTGGCCCGACGCGTCCATCACCGAGCGCATGACGATCGAGCGCCGGGACATCCAGCGCAACACGAACGCGGGGAGCCGGCTCGTGCGCGCGAAGCCTTCGAGCGTTCGACGTTCGATCTCCGCGAGCTCATCGGCAGACGGATCGAGATCGAAGGCGGGATGCGTCACGTCGATGACCGGCAACTCCATGCCATGGTCGGTGATGGCGTAGCTGATTCCGGGTGCCGTTCGCTGTACGGGAATCCGAGCCATACCCGGCTCCTCCCTGGCTCAGAGCCATTTCTGCATGTAGACCACGTCGAATTCGCGCCCGTGTTCCTCGCCGATGCGTCTGAAGCGCCCGACCTCCTCGAACCCGAGCTTGCGAGAGAACGCGAGGCTCTGAGTGTTCAACGAGGAGATGCTGGCCATCAGCGTACGGAGTGAAACAACAGGTCATGTGAGGTCCTCGCCGCCCGGGCGGAGTGCCGCCCTGCCGCATGTCCGCCCTGCCGGCCGCGCGATCATCCCCGGATGGCCCGGGCCAGGCGGCGACATCCTTCGTCGATTTCGTGCACTTTGGCCTTCGCGATCGACAGGCGGAAGCCCACGCCGTTCTGCGGCGTGCTGAAGAAGTGGCTGCCCGGCGTGACGGCGACGCCCTCGCGATGCGCCCGCTCAACGATCTTCGCTTCGTCCGACGCCCGCGCGCCGTTCACGCGAAGCCAGAGCGTGCACCCACCGACCGGCTCGGTCCACGCGACGCGGCCGGCCGGCATCCGCAGTTTCAGGCACTTGAGCAGCATCTGCATGCGGCGGCGGTAGACCGTGTGCAGCCGGCGAAGATACTTCTCGTAGTGGCCCGCTTCGCAGAAGCGATGCACGGCCGCCTGATCGAGCGTGCTGCCCGACAGGATCGAGCACCGGTTGAGCGCCACCAACCGTCGGATGCATTCGCGATCGGCGGCAATCCAGCCGACACGGAGGCCGGGGAAGATCACCTTCGAGAACGTGCCGACGTAGATCACGATGCCGTGCCGGTCCATCGACTTGATGGGAAGCACCGCCTTGCCGAAGTACTTCATCTCCTCCTCGAAACCGTCCTCGAGGATGGGCACGGCGTGCGCCTCGCAGAGCGACAGCAACCGCTCGCGGTGCGCCTGGCTCGTGGTGATGCCGGTTGGATTCTGGAAGTTCGGCATCGTGTAGAGCAGCGCCGGAGGTTCGCGGGAGAACGCTGCCTCGAGCGCCTGCAGATCGAGGCCGTCGGGAAGGAGCGGGATTTCGACGGCCCGCAGGTCCAGGACCTGCAGCAGCGGGAGGATGAGGGCGTAGGTCGGAACCTCGATCGCGATGCTGGCGCCCGGTCGCGCGACGAGCGTCAGCACGAGCTCGAGCGCCTGCTGCGCGCCGTGCGTGATGAGGATCTCGTCCGGAGAGACGGTGACGCCGTGCCCCCGCAGGCGGCGCGCCAACACCTCGCGCAGCGGCGCGTAGCCGGCTGGTTCGCCATAGTCGAGCAGGGACGCCCCGTGCTGCAGCAGCACGTGCCTGACCGCGCGGCGGAGATCGTCGACCGGACAGAGGCTGGTGTCGGCCGTGAGATTGGCGAAGTCGATACGGCCAGTGCCAGCGGCGGCGGGGCGTGGTGAGGCCGCCAGGCGCCGGCACGCGTCGCGCACGCCCGGCGCGCATGCCCGATCCCAGTCGACGAGGGGCGGGGCCGCCACCCTCGATCCCGACAAGGGCCGCGCGCGACCGCGAACCGTCGAATACGACCCCTGACGACTCTCGAGGTAGCCGAGCGCCCACAGTTCCTCGTAGGCTCGGCAGACCGTGGAGCGGTTCACACCGAGCGTGCCGGCCAGCGTCCGGCTGGGCGGCAGACGACTCCCGGCCACCAGCGTGCCGTCATCCACGAGCGTGACGACGCGGTTGGCAATCTGCTTCCAGACGGGGTCGTCCGCCTGGCGATCGACGGTCAGCAGCAGCGACATGGTGGCTCGGTCGAACGCCGCATTCGGCGGTCGTCCAATCCAGTCAACGATACGTTGTGGAATGGATGGCTGCAACAGCCAATTCGCGGCCGGCCTGGAACAGCCAATCATCACGCCCCCCGCTGCTCACGTTGCGGCGGATACGCTTGCACCAAAGGGTCGGCGTGCGATATATATTGTGACGATATATGTCCACATCACTCCTTTCGCGGGAACTGAAGCGTGGCAGCACCGAGATGCTCATCCTGGCGCTCGTCGAGGAACGCCCGCGCCACGGCTACGAGATCGCCCGGTTGATCGGCGAACGGTCGCAGGGCGACATCACCTACAACGTCGCCTCGCTGTACCCCACGCTCTACCGGCTCGAGGATCGCGGGCTCGTCGAGGGGCGCTGGGTGGAGAAAGCGGGCCAGCGGCGCCGCCGCTACTACCGGATCCTGCGGGCTGGCCGGAAGGTCCTCACGAGCCAGCGCGGCGTGTGGGAGAACTTCTTCGTCGCGCTGGACCGGGTGGCCAAGCTTCGTGAAGCATGAGGACAGGCGTCTCGTCCGTCCAGGAGGAGCGCAACGATGGACTGGAACTCACGAGTACGTGCGGCCTTCGGGTCGTCGGCGCCGTCCGACGACGTCGTCGAGGAACTGGCACAGCATGCCGCCGCGGCCTTCGAGGCGGCGCGGGCGGAGGGCCTTGACGCCGACACGGCGGCGCGCGGCGTCGAGAGCCAGATTGACGCCTGGGCCGGAGACGAACGCGTCCGCACGCGCCGGCCCCGTTCGGTCGCCGCCGTCGAGCCGCCGCCGGCATCCGCACCCTGGCTCGCGGGCGTTGGCCACGATGTGCGCTACGCCTGGCAACTCCTGCGGCGCCAGTGGGGCCACACGCTCGTCGTCGGCCTCACGGTGGCGCTCGGCGTCGGTGCGTCCACGGTGCTGTTCAGCGTGGCGTACGGCGTGCTCGTGAAACCCATCCCGTGGCGGGACGCCGGCCGGCTCGTTCGTGTCTACGAGACGCGCCAGGGCAGCGCGAAGCCGCCCACCTTCTTCACGAACGCGACATACCTGGCCTGGGCCGACCATCCGGCGACGATCGAGGGGATCGCCGCCTGGTCAACCGATCTCCTGACGCTGGTGGGTGCCGGGGAGCCGGAACGGATCCGCGTCGTGTCCGCGTCACCGGAGTTGTTCCCGCTGCTCGGTGCCACGCCGGCGCTCGGCCGCCTGTTCACGACGTCGGCCGACGGCGCGCTCGACGAGAAGCAGATCGTGCTCTCACATGGCTTGTGGCAGGCCCGCTTCAACGCGTCGCCGCAGGCGATCGGTCGCGTCGTGCGTCTGGACGGCGAGGACTATCACGTGGCGGCGGTGATGCCCGCCTCCTTCGCGTTCCCAGATCGCGAGATTCGGGCGTGGGTTCCGTTCCAGGTCCGGCCGGCCGTTGTCCCGGGCAAATCCGGCGGCGGGCTGTCGATGTTCAGCGCGCTGGCGAGGCTGCGCCCTGGCGCGACCGCCGCACAGGCCGCCGCTGAGGCGTCTGCGCGCGGCAACCACGCGCCGGATCCCGGCCTGGTGGTGATGGCGGTGTTTGGAAGTCGCGGCGCTGTCCAGGTCAGCGCCGTGCCGTTCCTCGAGTCGATGACGGGCGACGTCCGCCCGGCGCTCATCGTCTTTCTCGTCGCGGTCGGCCTGCTGCTCGTCACCGCGACGGCCAATGTCGCCAGCCTGCAACTGGCCCGCACGACGGCGCGCCGGCGGGAGATTGCGATTCGAAGCGCGCTCGGTGCCGGCACCGGACGACTGGCGCGGCAACTGCTCATCGAAAACGCGATCCTCGGGCAGGTTGGCGGGCTGGCTGGCCTGGTGCTGGCCGCGTGGCTCGTCCACATCCTCCCGTCGGTGCTCCCCCCCGACTTCCCAAGGCTGGCCGACATCGGAATCGACTGGCGCGTCGCCCTGGTCGCCGTCGCCCTTTCGCTCACGTCCAGTCTCGGCTTCGGTCTGGCTCCCGTGCTCCATGCGCGCCGTGTGGACCTCGCGGGCGCCCTGAGCGAGGACAGCCTCTCGGCGGTCGGCGCCGGCCACCGCACGACCACGGCTCGCGCCCGTCTGGCGATCATGGTCGGCCAGGTCGCCGTCGCCTGCGTGCTGCTCGTGGGCGCAGCGCTTCTGGTCCGCAGCATGGTCGCCCTGCTCGATGCCGACCGCGGGTACGATCCGACGAACGTGCTCACGGCGAGACTGTCGCTGCGCGACGGCGCCTACCCGGGCGAGCGTCGCGTCGAGGTGCTCGACCGCCTGGTGTCGCGACTGAGGGCCGTGCCGGGTGTGAAGGCGGCCGCCTACGCGTCGAACCTCCCGCTCGTCAGCGGCAACGTCCTTCTGGCGGCGTTCCCCGTGCCGGCGCGCAAGGGTGGCGGCATGGTGCCGGCGCACGCCACGGTTCGCCACGTCAGCCCGGGCTACTTCTCCGCACTCGGCCTGCGGGTGGTCGAGGGACGCGCGTTCATCGACGCCGACACGCACGATTCGAAGGAGGTCACCGTCGTGAATCGTGCATTCGCACGCCAGTACCTCGACACACCGGCAGTGGGCGTTCAACTGCCGGGGCAGAAGGCGCCGCGCGAGGTCATTGGCGTGATCGAGAACGCGCGCTTCGGCGCGGTATCCGACGTCGCCCAGCCGGAGGCCTACGACACCGTCCACCAGGTCAAGGGCGGCTTGCTCTTCGACACGCCGGCGATCGTCGTACGGACCGCCGGAGATCCCACCCGTCTCGTGCCGATCCTGCGGTCGTTCGTCCGCGAGCAGGACGCCACGCTCGCGCTCGACTCCGTCATGACGATGGAGGATCGGGTGTGGAACAGCCTGTCGAAGCCGCGGTTGTATGCGCTGCTGCTCGGCGTGTTCGCCGCTTTCGCGCTGACCATCGCGGCCGTCGGCCTGTTTGGCGTGCTGTCCTACGGCGTGTCGCTGCGTGCCCGCGAGATCGGCGTCCGGACCTCGCTCGGCGCCACGCCGTGGGTGATCGCGCGGCTCGTGGTCCGACAGGGGCTGGCCGTGACCGTCACTGGTGCGGTGATCGGCCTGGCGTTGTCGGCGGCGGGTGCCCGGTATCTGTCGAAGCTGCTCTACGGGGTGACGCCGTACGACGCGGCGACGTTCGTCCTGGCGCCGGTGCTGCTGACGATCGTCGCCCTCATCGCGTGCCTCGTGCCCGCCCGGCGCGCCGCCCGCGTGGATCCCGTGAAGGTGCTGCGGTAACGACGAGGGTCGATTATTCGATCGCCGCCTGGATGAAGCGCGTCAACTCCTGCTTGGCCTTCACGAGCGCCGAGTTCTTGAGATACATCATGTGCCCGCTCTCGAAGAAGGCGAACTGGAACCGCTGGTTCAGCGCGCCGCTCGGGTCGAGGTGCGAGATCGTGTAGCGCGCGCTGAAGTAGTCGGTGGCGCCGTCGAAGTAGCCTTCGAGGATCAGCACCTTGAGGAACGGGTTCTGCGTCATCGCCTTGCGCAGCAGCTCACCGACGCGCGTCTCCGGATCCTGGCGCCACGGCCTGACGTTGCCCCAGATGTAGTACTTGTCGTCGCTCTCCCACTTCAACTCGTCGCGGAAGTAAGTGTGCAGCGCCCCCGCGAACGGACCATCCCAGTTCCACATGGCCGGGTCGCCTTCCGGCGCCTCGCCAGACGCGTCCCGATCGACGCCGGTGTAGCGGCTGTCCAGGCGGCCCACGGTGAGGCCGCGGTCGCGCAGCAGCTCCTTCCAGAATCGCTGCCGCTCGATCCTGATGTTGCTGTGCAGGATGAACTCCGGCGAGAGGCCGGTCAGCCGCGCCAACTGCCTCGCGATCGGCGCCCGCTCCTCGGTCGTCAGCAGCCCGCCCTTGAAGAGCGCCACCTGGTACTCGTTCATGGCGAACCGCTCGGACTCCGCCAGCGCCTCGGCAAGCGGCCTGGCCTGCAGGTCCGCCGGGAGCTTCTTGTGATACCACGCCGTCGCCGTCATGTAGGGCAGGGCCGTCGCGTAGCCAAGATCCGCGCCCCGCTCGAACCCCAGGTTCGTCATCGACACCAGGATCACGCCGTTGAAGTACATCTGGTGCTGGCTCTGGAGGTAGCCCACCAGGCCGGACGCCCGCGTCGTGCCGTAGCTCTCGCCAATCAGGAACTTCGGGGACTTCCACCGGGACTGGCGCATCGTGAACACGCGGATGAAATCACCCATCGCCGCGATGTCGTCCGCCACGCCGTGGAACCTGTGCGGATCCTCGCCCGCCGCCATCCGGCTGTACCCGGTGCCGATCGGATCGATGTAGACGATGTCCGCGATGTCGAGGATCGACTGCTCGTTGTCGTTCAGCCGGGACGGCGGGCGGACCTGAAATCCGTCGTCGTCGTACACGACCCGCCGCGGGCCGGTGAACCCCATGTGCATCCAGACCGACGCCGTTCCGGGCCCGCCGTTGAACGAGTAGACGATCGGCCGCTTCGCGACGTCCGCGACGCCGTCCTTCGTGTAGTAGACATGGAAGAAGCTCGCCACGGGCCTCGACCGCTCGTCGCGCAGGACGAGCGTGCCCGCCGTGGCGGTGTAGGCCACGGGCTGGCCACCAATGCGTATCGTGTGGTGCGTGACGGAGGTGCGCTCCGCCAATTCCGGCACCGGCGCCTCATCACGCGGCGATCGTGCCGCGGCGGATGCCGCATTTGGCGCGGGGGCTGCCGGACCCTGCGCGCCGAGCGCGGCGGGCCGCTGCGGGGGCTGCGCGGACGAGGGCACGGCGATCGTCAGACACCAGACGACGGCGGACAGCAGGACTCCCGGAACGACGCGATGACCATGACGTACCACGACGCCTCCTTCATGACTGTTGGGGCCAGCCGGGCGATTATACGGCGAGCACGGACCCGCACCACATCCTTTGGGCTGCCGCGTGGCGACACCGTGTCACCGTCTTGCGGCGTCAGCCGGCGGAGGAGCAGCCACCGCGTGCGGCGACTCGAGTCCACCGTCCTTCGCGACGTACATCGTCTGCGAAGGAAAGGCGAGCGCCGTGCCGCTGGCGGCTATCACGTCCATCAGCCTGAGGAGCAGGTCCTCTTGCACGGCCAGGAACGTCTCGTACTCCGTCGTCATCACGTAGGCGAACGCCTCGACCTCGAAGCCGCTTGGCGCCAGGCGCAGCAGGCGTACGCGGGCGGTGGACTCCTCCACCTCCGCGTGCCGATCGAGCAGTTGGCGCATCCCGGCTACCACGAGCCGCAGTTGCGCGAGCGTCGTCTCGTAGCGCAGTGTGAAGGTCTGCTGGAAGAGCAGTTTGTCGCGCGCGGCGAAGTTCTCGAGGCTCATCGTCGCCAGGTCGGCGTTCGGAATGGAGATGATCGTCCGCGCGAGCGTGCGGATGCGCGTGGAGCGCAGACCGATGTCTTCGATCGTCCCCACCATCGTGCCGACACGGCAGAACTGGCCGATGCGGACCGGGCTGTCGCCAATCACCATCATGCCGCCGAAGAGGTTCTCGAGGGTCTTCTGCGATGCCAGGGCCACCGCGATGCCCCCGACGCCGAGGCCCGCCAGCACCGGCGTCATGTTGACGCCGACCAGCTTCAACAGCCCAAGCCCCCCGATGATGACAACTCCCACCTGCAGCAGCCGGCTGGCCAGCCTGAGCGGCGCGATCTTCTCGGTGGTGCCCTGGCGCTCGAGCGGCGCGATCCACCGCCCCATCAGATGCCCGACAATGCCCACGGCCAGCCACGTGAGCGCACCCGCGATGAGGAGCGCGCCGAAACGCTCGCCACCGTAGCGCTGTTGCAGTGTGAGCAGGTGCGGCGCCGCCGCACGGGCGATGATGCCGAACAGCAACCAGCGCCAGGGAGCGACCAGGGCGGGGTGGCGGGCACCAACGCCCCCGCCGAAGATCCGCGTCGCCGCCGGCTTCAACGCCCAGTTCCCGAGCCGCGCGAGCAGCGTGGCCATGATGAACGCCACGCCGCAAACGGCAACCACGAAGATCCACGACCACAGGCGATACCATCCGCCCTGTCCCTGGCGAAGCGAAGCCGGCAGGTATTCCTCGACGGC is a window encoding:
- a CDS encoding TonB-dependent receptor — encoded protein: MSDLCLLHRFASAGRSASLAAAVIVVTASTAFAQAPPTGTEQNRTKPATATQTAPGTTPAAIASPQQPDQLPRVDVEVVVTAPRMEIPLKENPAATTVITGETLESMPRGIGAEEALQFVPGVKVDNQADGERVHLSIRGQGLLTERGIRGVKVLLDGLPLNDPTGFAPDLFDVDWATVQRIEVLRGSASALYGGGSSGGVVNITTRDGGQGGPNVRLGLDAGAYSFYKPVAEVGGTSGRMNYRMSVSGNSGDGYRVHTQFNAFNAYGKLGYRPNDSTRLTFIVAGTHFYNDNAEGLNLDWLAQDRRMANPDALTYNEGQRTNRFTTGLSGQTKIADGHEVSYAVYYRRTGWWESVPSSVQHRSYDSPGGNVQYTMHSDIAPVKNHLSIGADIDWQGIGEYRHPNLGGAKEGPELLSNQDITQRGIGLYLLDRVEFNPEWSATVGLRLDRIRNELTDKLEAGGVDLSGEASFGKTTGRLGVAYNPRADIGVYASWGQGFLPPATEELANNPDHQGGFNLSLVPATSRGEEFGVRGGANGFAYDVAFFHVNTDNDFGRYRVKNRPLETFYQNAGSSRRYGLETALGYVPRPDINLRLAYTWNDFKYTSIKSLFGEFTDKVMPNAPRHQFAFDAEYVYADNWVFGLNLFAQSLSYVDQTNVASTDGFVLVNPRVAYRFGKRDGMRGEVMLSVRNLLATEYIAFSEPDPDGNSYQPGPTRELFFGVRLVLGR
- a CDS encoding M48 family metalloprotease — protein: MNEALFTLVLVLAWFGAVNIGLSGLIAFLGWSGQRGAIPSHLASTPRALLVLRLLPGMASLWFILLVFLPAQWRFEPEGVEETAGVCLMVLAAAGAAILATTAGRALRDLRATRQMEHSWRAAGCDETRQPPVDRFPGSFHWLTDPAPVLALVGIRRPRLFLSRSLVDALTPDELAVGLSHELAHRESRDNVKRALVSCCPDLLRWTTGGRHIEQRWRAAMEFAADARAAAGDPRRALSLASALLKVARLTPPGVATAGSRFYDGTLLSARVERLLSGPILRDDSRLPRAWSIPIVIVVVVLSGLAAEAVWFTTHLATEGLVRLLP
- a CDS encoding BlaI/MecI/CopY family transcriptional regulator codes for the protein MRKNGFLFWGFKPPRNLVRAGLGNLEQQVIEIVWRAGEVTVRDVSAHLDAAVAYTTVMTTLDRLFRKGLLARTKRSRAFVYSASATREELDEMVASDLVSGVLSGEWSAPLPFLSNLVEAVGDRDRALLDELERLVKVKRRRMRKREEP
- a CDS encoding 6-phosphofructokinase; its protein translation is MLRLEGKAAVAQGGGPTAVINQSLAGVVLEARKYPFITQVYGARYGVRGIINEDFLDLSQATTHNLEMVGITPSSALGSTRDKPDAAYCERMVEVFQRHDVRYFFYIGGNDSAETCRIVANFAEQKGYDLRVIHIPKTIDNDILVTDHTPGFGSAAKFVVSAFAGLDLDNYAIPGVFVGVVMGRSAGFLTATSVFARRWPDDGPHLIYVPEAPFSIERFLADVDRVYTQHGRCVAAVCEGIVADDGEPMLLKLNAAEERDPFGNLQLSGRSTLGDALSDAVKAHLKITRVRCDTFGYLQRSYLGVISDVDASEARDVGETAVHFAVHGKRNGSVAIRRTGDYSVDYFLTPLEGVAGNTKPLPKEFLKGRNDIDESYKSYARPLMGPLAQFDRLIAPGVRVTRPTAQG
- a CDS encoding PLP-dependent aminotransferase family protein is translated as MSLLLTVDRQADDPVWKQIANRVVTLVDDGTLVAGSRLPPSRTLAGTLGVNRSTVCRAYEELWALGYLESRQGSYSTVRGRARPLSGSRVAAPPLVDWDRACAPGVRDACRRLAASPRPAAAGTGRIDFANLTADTSLCPVDDLRRAVRHVLLQHGASLLDYGEPAGYAPLREVLARRLRGHGVTVSPDEILITHGAQQALELVLTLVARPGASIAIEVPTYALILPLLQVLDLRAVEIPLLPDGLDLQALEAAFSREPPALLYTMPNFQNPTGITTSQAHRERLLSLCEAHAVPILEDGFEEEMKYFGKAVLPIKSMDRHGIVIYVGTFSKVIFPGLRVGWIAADRECIRRLVALNRCSILSGSTLDQAAVHRFCEAGHYEKYLRRLHTVYRRRMQMLLKCLKLRMPAGRVAWTEPVGGCTLWLRVNGARASDEAKIVERAHREGVAVTPGSHFFSTPQNGVGFRLSIAKAKVHEIDEGCRRLARAIRG
- a CDS encoding helix-turn-helix transcriptional regulator; its protein translation is MSTSLLSRELKRGSTEMLILALVEERPRHGYEIARLIGERSQGDITYNVASLYPTLYRLEDRGLVEGRWVEKAGQRRRRYYRILRAGRKVLTSQRGVWENFFVALDRVAKLREA